The Lentzea guizhouensis genome contains a region encoding:
- a CDS encoding rhamnogalacturonan lyase — MLSSVGVRVAAVGAVIGVVAGGVTTAGAQVPDDPTGRKQVERLDRGVVSVRSGSGNLVSWRLLAGDARDTGFNVYRGGAKLNSAPVTTSTNYLDAGGAAGASYTVRAVVNGVEQPAAASLSFPAGYLDVPISPPASGYSANDASVGDADGDGRYEIFLKWYPDNAKDNSQAGVTGNTFIYAYRLDGTRLWRVDLGRNIRSGAHYTQFQVYDYDGDGRAEVAMKTADGTRDGRGTVIGNASADYRNGDGYVLSGPEFLTMFNGLTGAALSTVNYDPPRGNVSSWGDSYGNRVDRFLAGTAYLDGARPSLIMARGYYTRAVIAAWDFRGGQLTKRWTFDSNSNTTYAGQGNHSLTIGDVDADGRDEIVYGAATVDDTGRGLWNTRFGHGDAAHLGDLDPSRPGLEYYKVSENTSQPASWFADARTGQVLWQTAPAGDNGRGVSADIHAGSPGAESWSSADSQLRNTRGQTVGRKPSSANFLLWWDGDPSRELLDATRVDKYGTSADTRLLTASGVHSNNGTKSNPSLSGDILGDWREEVIWPTTDNRALRIYSTPAPTDRRIPTLMHDPMYRVAIAWQNTAYNQPPHPSFHIGAGMATPPWPDVHYAG, encoded by the coding sequence GTGCTCAGCAGCGTTGGTGTGCGCGTAGCGGCGGTGGGAGCGGTGATCGGTGTGGTGGCCGGCGGTGTGACCACCGCCGGCGCCCAGGTGCCTGACGACCCCACCGGGCGCAAACAGGTCGAACGGCTCGACCGCGGTGTGGTCAGCGTCCGTTCCGGCAGCGGGAACCTGGTCAGCTGGCGGCTGCTCGCCGGCGACGCGCGGGACACCGGGTTCAACGTCTACCGCGGTGGTGCGAAGCTCAACTCCGCACCCGTGACGACGTCCACCAACTACCTCGACGCCGGTGGTGCGGCGGGCGCGTCCTACACCGTCCGCGCCGTCGTCAACGGCGTCGAACAACCCGCCGCGGCGTCACTGTCCTTCCCGGCCGGCTACCTCGACGTGCCGATCTCCCCGCCCGCCAGTGGTTACAGCGCGAACGACGCCAGCGTCGGCGACGCGGACGGCGACGGCCGGTACGAGATCTTCCTGAAGTGGTACCCGGACAACGCCAAGGACAACTCCCAGGCGGGCGTCACCGGCAACACCTTCATCTACGCCTACCGCCTCGACGGCACCCGGCTGTGGCGGGTGGACCTGGGCCGCAACATCCGTTCCGGCGCGCACTACACCCAGTTCCAGGTCTACGACTACGACGGCGACGGCCGCGCCGAGGTCGCGATGAAGACCGCGGACGGCACCCGTGACGGTCGCGGCACGGTCATCGGCAACGCCTCCGCCGACTACCGCAACGGCGACGGTTATGTGCTGTCCGGACCCGAGTTCCTCACGATGTTCAACGGCCTCACCGGCGCCGCACTGTCCACGGTGAACTACGACCCGCCGCGCGGCAACGTCTCCTCGTGGGGCGACAGCTACGGCAACCGCGTCGACCGCTTCCTGGCCGGCACCGCCTACCTCGACGGCGCCCGCCCGTCGCTGATCATGGCCCGCGGCTACTACACGCGTGCCGTGATCGCCGCCTGGGACTTCCGTGGCGGCCAGCTGACCAAGCGCTGGACGTTCGACTCGAACAGCAACACCACCTACGCCGGCCAGGGCAACCACTCCCTGACCATCGGCGACGTGGACGCCGACGGCCGCGACGAGATCGTCTACGGCGCCGCCACCGTCGACGACACCGGCCGCGGCCTCTGGAACACCCGCTTCGGCCACGGCGACGCCGCCCACCTCGGCGACCTCGACCCGTCCCGCCCCGGCCTCGAGTACTACAAGGTCTCCGAGAACACCAGCCAGCCGGCCTCCTGGTTCGCCGACGCCCGCACCGGCCAGGTCCTCTGGCAAACCGCCCCGGCAGGCGACAACGGCCGTGGAGTCTCCGCTGACATCCACGCCGGCAGCCCCGGCGCCGAGTCGTGGTCCAGCGCCGACAGCCAGCTCCGCAACACCAGGGGCCAGACCGTCGGCCGCAAGCCGTCGTCGGCGAACTTCCTGCTGTGGTGGGACGGCGACCCCTCCCGCGAGCTCCTGGACGCCACCCGCGTCGACAAGTACGGCACCAGCGCCGACACCCGCCTGCTCACCGCTTCGGGCGTGCACTCCAACAACGGCACCAAGTCGAACCCGTCGCTCTCCGGCGACATCCTCGGTGACTGGCGCGAGGAGGTCATCTGGCCCACGACCGACAACCGGGCCCTGCGCATCTACAGCACCCCGGCCCCCACCGACCGCCGCATCCCGACCCTCATGCACGACCCGATGTACCGCGTGGCCATCGCCTGGCAGAACACGGCCTACAACCAGCCCCCGCACCCGAGCTTCCACATCGGCGCCGGCATGGCCACCCCGCCCTGGCCGGACGTGCACTACGCGGGCTGA
- a CDS encoding molybdopterin cofactor-binding domain-containing protein codes for MNATAHVRPDGLTVWAPTQDPGSLRTQLARQLAIPAASVRVETTASGGAFGRRVEPDPVLEAVACSRRAGAPVQVLWTRADDMRHDSYRPMSVHRMTAQVGADGLPTRRTHEVVTWPLSILPPFANPALIKLSGDHFPYAVPGDVSVIVRPAPLRTGFWRAVYAGQFLYAEENFLSELGARAGLDQIALRRSLLPAGSRLHAVLDAVAERSRWSTPPKPGTARGVACHEDYGSAIAVVAVAEPESRRVLRVHAAVDVGVALHPSGVRAQVEGGVVDAVSTVLGAQITVREGHVVESSFGDFRWARIGQIPDIDVTIVQTNAPLGGLGELAYPPAAAAISAALAAGTPVTGMPFGTDVG; via the coding sequence ATGAACGCCACCGCACACGTCCGTCCCGACGGCCTCACGGTGTGGGCGCCGACGCAGGACCCCGGCAGCCTGCGCACCCAGCTGGCCCGCCAGCTCGCCATCCCGGCGGCGTCCGTGCGGGTGGAGACGACGGCGTCCGGCGGCGCGTTCGGGCGGCGCGTCGAACCCGACCCGGTGCTGGAGGCGGTGGCCTGCTCACGCCGGGCGGGCGCGCCGGTCCAGGTGCTGTGGACCAGGGCCGACGACATGCGCCACGACTCCTACCGGCCGATGTCGGTGCACCGGATGACCGCCCAGGTCGGCGCCGACGGCCTGCCGACGAGGCGCACGCACGAGGTCGTGACCTGGCCGTTGTCGATCCTGCCGCCGTTCGCCAACCCCGCGTTGATCAAGCTCAGCGGCGACCACTTCCCGTACGCCGTGCCCGGCGACGTCTCGGTGATCGTCCGACCGGCACCGCTGCGCACCGGGTTCTGGCGTGCGGTCTACGCCGGGCAGTTCCTCTACGCCGAGGAGAACTTCCTCAGCGAGCTCGGCGCGCGTGCGGGCCTCGACCAGATCGCGCTGCGCCGATCGCTGCTGCCGGCGGGGTCGCGGCTGCACGCGGTGCTCGACGCGGTCGCCGAGAGGTCGCGGTGGAGCACGCCGCCGAAGCCCGGCACCGCCCGTGGCGTCGCCTGCCACGAGGACTACGGCTCGGCGATCGCGGTGGTCGCGGTCGCCGAACCGGAGTCGCGCCGGGTGCTGCGGGTGCACGCCGCGGTCGACGTCGGTGTGGCCCTGCACCCGTCCGGCGTCCGCGCCCAGGTGGAGGGCGGTGTGGTGGACGCGGTGTCCACTGTGCTCGGTGCCCAGATCACCGTCCGGGAAGGACACGTCGTCGAGTCGTCGTTCGGCGACTTCCGGTGGGCGCGGATCGGCCAGATCCCCGACATCGACGTCACGATCGTGCAGACCAACGCCCCGCTGGGCGGTCTCGGCGAGCTGGCGTACCCGCCGGCGGCCGCGGCGATCTCGGCGGCGCTCGCGGCCGGCACGCCGGTGACGGGCATGCCGTTCGGGACCGACGTGGGGTGA
- a CDS encoding ATP-binding cassette domain-containing protein yields MPSLARQQSAQRFELGGEPVTIGRRGGGAEIEVDGLDVALRHTTVRRGTSGVVVRDLNAGTGTFVDGRPVLHAPVRPGGFFLVGHHVFRVLPDHVLAHETLPTPPSLTLAGLTIRHHGKDEPTLHDVSTALPSGGMLAVVGPSGLGKSTLCAGLLGEAVVESGWAEVDGMPLGGEHQLNPALVSFVPQTSSLLEELTVEQTMWHAARLRLAADTSTAELSRSVHAVLQRLHLQAFQKQTVHKLSGGQRRRLSVAVELLNDPLLLLLDEPTSGLDEGFDRMLMRDLAQVARDGCAVVIVTHTMAHLEEASAVLAIAAASEAEAPATVGYAGPPGGLLTAFAADSAADVMDALRDGHTAAAGPRPPATQSPPQPGTSHDPPRRGRTHPWRHVLVVNLRREFRRMWLRRWLFTTLALAGPVVAAALATWTNDRGFVGSPAQPNTDLAMSLAVTAICLSLLSMALSLTSVVNDKEVVRRESRWGVPDSAVVLSRAISRGVPALVQAAVTTTFLWLGNDLRQDTATGLPAAVEIGLVLAGLTLCSMCLGVLVSCVSTTAEQAVGMMSALSGGAVVLCGLVLPLGESSGFGRLINWLSYFFPTRWATSALAAAVDLPNTAIVHTDLMWRHDVQHVLVPLVVLLFASTLFCTLAPIALRRVRNDVRR; encoded by the coding sequence GTGCCCTCGCTGGCACGACAGCAGTCGGCACAACGCTTCGAGCTCGGCGGCGAACCGGTCACGATCGGCCGGCGAGGCGGTGGCGCCGAGATCGAGGTGGACGGGCTCGACGTCGCTCTGCGCCACACAACGGTGCGCCGTGGCACCTCCGGCGTCGTCGTTCGTGACCTCAACGCGGGTACCGGAACGTTCGTCGACGGCAGACCGGTGCTGCACGCCCCCGTGCGGCCAGGTGGCTTCTTCCTCGTCGGCCACCACGTCTTCCGCGTGCTACCCGACCACGTCCTCGCCCACGAGACCTTGCCGACGCCGCCTTCGCTCACCCTCGCCGGGCTCACCATCCGCCACCACGGCAAGGACGAACCAACGCTCCACGACGTGTCCACCGCACTGCCCTCCGGCGGCATGCTCGCCGTCGTCGGTCCGTCGGGCCTCGGCAAGTCGACGCTGTGCGCCGGACTGCTCGGGGAGGCGGTGGTCGAGTCCGGCTGGGCCGAGGTCGACGGGATGCCCCTCGGTGGCGAGCACCAGCTGAACCCCGCGCTGGTGAGCTTCGTCCCCCAGACGTCGTCACTGCTCGAAGAGCTCACGGTCGAGCAGACGATGTGGCACGCCGCGCGACTGCGACTCGCCGCCGACACCTCCACCGCCGAGCTGTCCAGAAGCGTGCACGCCGTACTGCAAAGGCTTCACCTCCAGGCGTTCCAGAAGCAGACGGTGCACAAGCTGTCCGGTGGGCAGCGACGCAGGCTCAGCGTCGCCGTGGAGCTGTTGAACGACCCGCTGCTGCTGTTGCTCGACGAGCCGACTTCGGGTTTGGACGAGGGTTTCGACCGCATGCTCATGCGGGACCTCGCGCAGGTCGCCCGCGACGGTTGCGCGGTGGTCATCGTGACGCACACGATGGCACACCTGGAGGAGGCTTCGGCGGTGCTGGCCATCGCGGCGGCATCGGAAGCCGAGGCCCCGGCCACAGTCGGCTACGCCGGACCACCCGGTGGACTGCTCACCGCGTTCGCCGCCGATTCCGCCGCGGATGTCATGGACGCCTTGCGGGACGGGCACACAGCGGCTGCGGGCCCGCGGCCTCCGGCGACGCAGTCACCCCCGCAGCCCGGCACGTCGCACGACCCGCCGAGGAGAGGCCGCACCCACCCGTGGCGGCACGTGCTGGTGGTGAACCTGCGACGTGAGTTCCGCCGGATGTGGTTGCGCCGGTGGCTGTTCACCACCCTCGCCCTGGCGGGTCCCGTGGTGGCGGCCGCACTCGCGACGTGGACCAACGACCGCGGCTTCGTCGGTTCGCCCGCGCAACCGAACACGGACCTGGCGATGTCGCTCGCGGTCACGGCCATCTGCCTGTCCCTGCTCTCGATGGCGCTGTCACTGACATCGGTCGTGAACGACAAGGAGGTGGTCCGGAGGGAGAGTCGCTGGGGCGTACCGGACTCCGCCGTCGTGCTCTCCCGAGCGATCAGCCGCGGCGTGCCGGCGCTCGTGCAGGCGGCCGTCACCACGACGTTCCTGTGGCTCGGCAACGATCTGCGGCAGGACACCGCTACCGGGTTGCCGGCCGCGGTGGAGATCGGCCTGGTGCTCGCGGGACTCACACTGTGCTCGATGTGCCTGGGCGTGCTGGTCAGCTGCGTGTCGACGACGGCAGAGCAGGCCGTCGGCATGATGTCGGCGCTTTCAGGAGGAGCCGTCGTGCTGTGCGGCCTCGTGTTGCCGCTCGGCGAGTCGTCCGGCTTCGGCCGGTTGATCAACTGGCTGTCGTACTTCTTCCCCACTCGTTGGGCAACCAGCGCTCTCGCGGCCGCTGTGGACCTGCCCAACACCGCGATCGTGCACACCGATCTGATGTGGCGCCACGACGTGCAACACGTGCTGGTACCGCTCGTGGTGCTGCTGTTCGCGAGCACGCTGTTCTGCACCCTCGCGCCGATCGCATTGAGAAGAGTCCGGAACGATGTCCGACGTTGA
- a CDS encoding PHB depolymerase family esterase, with the protein MRLRNVFLALAAATGLAAASLTISLAAVPAPQPGTLDRYDITGTYVSGLSSGGFMANQLHVAYSGVFQGAGIFSAGAYDCAQNSVATALNACMDTFTPRKTPAELEQLTRTRASAGTVDPVQNLSGDPVWLFHGNADQTVDRAVNDDLATYYRDFGARVVYNNNSAAGHAWVSPIGPNSCGSTASPYVNNCGTADPVREMLGHLVGSVAAPATSLTGKLVQFDQGRYAPGGNAAAISMGREGFAYVPRACESGPCKLMVTLHGCYQYFGLVGNALMDKGYLNEYADTNGMIVLYPQATTMTGNPRGCWDWWGYQSAQYPLKSGPQMTAVVAMVKALTSGQTTTPPTTTTTTTTTPPSSCVTASNYAHTTAGRAHANAGQTYALGSGQALGLWNTFVTSTIRQTSPGYWVKC; encoded by the coding sequence ATGCGACTCAGGAACGTGTTCCTGGCCCTCGCCGCGGCCACCGGCCTGGCCGCGGCTTCCCTGACGATCTCGCTGGCCGCCGTTCCCGCGCCGCAGCCCGGCACGCTGGACCGGTACGACATCACCGGCACCTACGTCAGCGGGTTGTCGTCCGGTGGTTTCATGGCCAACCAGCTGCACGTCGCGTACTCCGGGGTGTTCCAGGGCGCCGGGATCTTCTCCGCCGGTGCCTACGACTGCGCCCAGAACAGCGTGGCCACCGCGCTGAACGCGTGCATGGACACCTTCACGCCGCGCAAGACGCCGGCCGAGCTGGAGCAGCTGACCAGGACCCGTGCGTCCGCGGGCACCGTCGACCCGGTGCAGAACCTGTCCGGCGACCCGGTGTGGTTGTTCCACGGCAACGCCGACCAGACCGTGGACCGCGCGGTGAACGACGACCTCGCCACGTACTACCGCGACTTCGGCGCTCGGGTGGTCTACAACAACAACTCGGCGGCCGGGCACGCGTGGGTCAGCCCGATCGGGCCGAACAGCTGCGGGTCGACGGCCTCGCCGTACGTCAACAACTGCGGCACCGCCGACCCGGTGCGGGAGATGCTCGGGCACCTGGTCGGCTCGGTGGCCGCACCCGCGACGTCGTTGACGGGCAAGCTCGTCCAGTTCGACCAGGGCCGGTACGCGCCGGGTGGCAACGCGGCGGCGATCAGCATGGGCCGGGAGGGGTTCGCGTACGTCCCGCGAGCGTGTGAGAGTGGTCCTTGCAAGCTCATGGTCACGTTGCACGGTTGCTACCAGTACTTCGGCCTGGTCGGCAACGCGTTGATGGACAAGGGTTATCTCAACGAGTACGCCGACACCAACGGCATGATCGTGCTCTACCCGCAGGCGACGACGATGACCGGCAACCCGCGCGGCTGCTGGGACTGGTGGGGTTACCAGTCCGCGCAGTACCCGCTGAAGTCCGGTCCGCAGATGACCGCCGTGGTGGCGATGGTGAAGGCGTTGACGAGCGGTCAGACGACGACGCCGCCGACCACGACGACCACTACCACCACCACTCCGCCGTCGTCGTGTGTCACCGCGAGCAACTACGCCCACACCACTGCCGGTCGGGCCCACGCCAACGCGGGGCAGACCTACGCGCTGGGTTCGGGTCAGGCTCTCGGTCTCTGGAACACCTTCGTCACCAGCACGATCCGGCAGACTTCTCCCGGCTACTGGGTGAAGTGCTGA
- a CDS encoding (2Fe-2S)-binding protein: MARYSLRVNGERHEVDVEGDTPLLWVLRDELGLTGVKYGCGVGLCGACTSHVDGEAARPCVRTTADSTRTRITTIEGLSRTGDHPVQRAWRELDVAQCGYCQPGQVMAAAALLARDPDPDDAAIEEALRDNVCRCGSYPRIREAVRRASRLIRGEDR, translated from the coding sequence GTGGCCCGATATTCGTTGCGCGTCAACGGTGAACGGCACGAGGTCGACGTCGAGGGTGACACTCCCCTGCTGTGGGTGTTGCGCGACGAGCTGGGGCTGACAGGCGTCAAGTACGGGTGCGGGGTCGGCCTGTGCGGCGCCTGCACGTCCCATGTGGACGGTGAGGCGGCCAGACCGTGCGTGCGCACGACCGCCGACAGCACGAGAACGCGGATCACCACGATCGAAGGGCTCTCCCGCACCGGCGACCACCCCGTGCAACGGGCCTGGCGCGAGCTCGACGTCGCACAGTGCGGCTACTGCCAGCCGGGCCAGGTCATGGCCGCGGCGGCGTTGCTCGCCCGCGATCCCGACCCCGACGACGCGGCGATCGAGGAAGCGTTGCGGGACAACGTGTGCCGCTGCGGCAGCTACCCGCGCATCCGCGAGGCCGTGCGCCGCGCGAGCCGCCTCATCCGCGGGGAGGACCGATGA
- a CDS encoding NPCBM/NEW2 domain-containing protein yields the protein MPTVIAVIIWLTSHTNDDNAEQAPTSATTSTTAPVATQLPTNTGPTTTTQPTSMAPKQQRALLSELPLVSGSNNIDLDFADVDIDGVRYTSSLHYHCSLYCDGKSPATYEVSLGGLYTLFQAKAGIASTGANEPTKFEIEADGEVTTVVASAGKAQDVSVDVRGVQRLKIRIYAPAPLVGPLQAGVDATSGDERVLPDAALGSPVLSR from the coding sequence GTGCCAACAGTCATCGCAGTCATCATCTGGCTCACCTCGCACACCAACGACGACAACGCCGAGCAGGCACCCACCTCGGCCACGACCAGCACGACCGCTCCTGTCGCTACGCAGCTGCCGACGAACACGGGACCAACGACGACCACGCAGCCCACCTCGATGGCGCCCAAGCAGCAGCGAGCGCTGTTGTCCGAACTGCCGCTCGTCAGCGGGAGCAACAACATCGACCTCGACTTCGCCGACGTCGACATCGACGGCGTCCGGTACACGAGCAGCCTGCACTACCACTGCTCCCTGTACTGCGACGGAAAGTCACCGGCGACGTACGAGGTGTCGCTCGGTGGTCTTTACACGCTTTTCCAGGCGAAGGCGGGCATCGCGAGCACCGGCGCGAACGAGCCGACGAAGTTCGAGATCGAGGCGGACGGCGAGGTGACGACAGTCGTGGCGAGCGCGGGCAAGGCTCAGGACGTCTCCGTGGACGTCAGAGGCGTCCAGCGGTTGAAGATCCGGATCTACGCTCCGGCACCGCTGGTCGGGCCGTTGCAGGCGGGAGTGGACGCCACCAGCGGGGATGAGCGCGTGCTGCCGGACGCGGCACTCGGCTCGCCGGTCCTCTCCCGTTGA
- a CDS encoding MarR family winged helix-turn-helix transcriptional regulator: MAEGDELAVARRPDQVGADVASWPTGRLLSVAARVVEKRFEDFLAGRGLTHAGMITLHHLADGPRSQRELAVLCKVTDQTMSRTIEHLDRGGHVVRSQDPNDRRRTSVKITPAGRRALAAARREERESDTLLGAVDDYEHFRRQLIALIAAATSTTED, translated from the coding sequence GTGGCCGAGGGAGACGAGCTGGCGGTGGCACGCCGCCCGGACCAGGTGGGCGCGGACGTCGCCTCCTGGCCGACCGGCAGGCTGCTCTCGGTCGCGGCCCGCGTCGTCGAGAAGCGGTTCGAGGACTTCCTCGCGGGGCGCGGCCTCACCCACGCCGGGATGATCACGCTGCACCACCTCGCCGACGGGCCGCGGTCGCAGCGCGAGCTGGCCGTGCTGTGCAAGGTCACCGACCAGACGATGAGCCGCACGATCGAGCACCTCGACCGCGGCGGCCACGTCGTGCGCAGCCAGGACCCGAACGACCGCAGGCGGACGTCGGTGAAGATCACCCCGGCCGGTCGCCGCGCGCTGGCCGCGGCCCGCCGGGAGGAACGCGAGTCGGACACGCTGCTCGGCGCGGTCGACGACTACGAGCACTTCCGGCGACAGCTGATCGCGTTGATCGCTGCCGCCACCTCGACCACAGAGGACTAG
- a CDS encoding class I SAM-dependent methyltransferase yields the protein MSRVGRLVRTGYYTVGYGRRFPGHARVERFVREFEAREAKGDTPKEQAAWDAQYAQGEWDHLTGLKELAHYAVIVGYGTFLRPGGSVLDVGCGEGVLQARWAPHGYERYLGLDISEVAVRKLAGRVDERTEFRAADADEHVPDGKFDVVVFNESLYYLNDPLAALGRYTEVLNPDGVVIVSMFQGSRRSRAILGAVRREHRVVDSTRTTQGATSWDCLVIRPSQPA from the coding sequence ATGAGTCGCGTTGGCCGCCTGGTGCGCACGGGGTACTACACCGTCGGTTATGGACGCCGGTTCCCCGGCCACGCCCGCGTCGAGCGGTTCGTCCGCGAGTTCGAGGCGCGGGAGGCCAAGGGCGACACGCCCAAGGAGCAGGCGGCGTGGGACGCGCAGTACGCCCAGGGTGAGTGGGACCACCTCACCGGGCTGAAGGAGCTGGCTCACTACGCGGTGATCGTCGGGTACGGGACGTTCCTGAGACCCGGCGGCAGTGTCCTCGACGTCGGGTGTGGCGAAGGGGTGTTGCAGGCGCGGTGGGCGCCGCACGGGTACGAGCGGTACCTGGGGCTGGACATCTCCGAGGTCGCCGTGCGGAAGCTGGCGGGGCGGGTCGATGAGCGGACGGAGTTCAGGGCCGCCGATGCCGACGAGCACGTGCCGGACGGGAAGTTCGACGTGGTCGTCTTCAACGAGAGCCTGTACTACCTCAACGACCCGCTGGCCGCGTTGGGGCGCTACACCGAGGTCCTCAACCCCGACGGGGTGGTGATCGTGTCGATGTTCCAGGGGTCTCGGCGGTCGCGGGCGATCCTCGGTGCTGTGCGGCGGGAGCACCGGGTGGTGGACAGCACGCGCACCACTCAGGGTGCGACGTCGTGGGACTGCCTCGTCATCAGGCCCTCTCAGCCCGCGTAG
- a CDS encoding molybdopterin cofactor-binding domain-containing protein — translation MISRRTLLRGAGAGALVVAIPVPALAAEGLTPNVFVRLDDAGRITATAPRPDTGQGVRTVVALMVAEELAVNTSDITVEQAHGDTERFGPQGVQNSSSVKGLATPIRTAAATARCLLVTAAAQRWKVPVAECAAKDGASATRAGPAPLPALVRRRRARPATVPVELTPPEKWRLLARPAAAGWTRATSSPAAPSTASTPGRPAGSSRSWPGHRGSAPFPTRSTTPLPARCRASSTS, via the coding sequence ATGATCAGCAGGCGGACCCTGTTGCGCGGCGCGGGAGCCGGCGCGCTGGTGGTCGCGATCCCCGTTCCCGCCCTCGCCGCGGAAGGCCTCACCCCCAACGTCTTCGTGCGCCTCGACGACGCGGGCCGGATCACCGCGACCGCGCCCCGGCCGGACACCGGTCAAGGCGTGCGCACGGTCGTCGCGTTGATGGTCGCCGAAGAGCTCGCGGTCAACACCAGTGACATCACGGTGGAACAGGCCCACGGCGACACGGAACGCTTCGGCCCTCAGGGCGTCCAGAACTCGTCGTCGGTCAAAGGGCTCGCCACCCCGATCCGCACCGCCGCGGCGACCGCGCGCTGCCTGCTCGTCACGGCCGCCGCACAGCGCTGGAAGGTCCCGGTCGCCGAGTGCGCCGCGAAGGACGGCGCGTCTGCCACCCGCGCCGGGCCGGCTCCCCTACCGGCGCTCGTCCGCCGCCGCCGCGCTCGACCCGCCACCGTGCCGGTCGAGCTCACGCCGCCGGAGAAGTGGCGGCTGCTGGCAAGACCCGCGGCGGCCGGGTGGACGCGCGCGACATCGTCACCGGCCGCACCGAGTACGGCATCGACGCCCGGCCGGCCGGCGGGTTCGTCGCGGTCGTGGCCAGGCCACCGTGGCTCGGCGCCGTTCCCGACACGATCGACGACACCTCTACCCGCGCGTTGCCGGGCGTCATCGACGTCCTGA
- a CDS encoding alpha/beta hydrolase, whose amino-acid sequence MTWVRRLAGAACVLVPLVLLVAGWGPLTAGHPAHLVVLGGVVAVGVGIALWRRVPGWLAVVLAVLLLVPVVYLQPFAATRVEGSSTVLRPDGAVRAGLVFHPGARVDHRAYVPLLRRVAAQGFLVVVVREPLNMALLSGDTAPLRAAHPEVPVWAVGGHSLGGVAAGRDVLADPSVRGLVLWASYPVDDLSGRDVVAWSISGERDGFTTPQDVADSRSKLPPDARFEVVPGAVHAFFGDYGDQPGDGVPTTSRAEAQARIVAGTVAALAAI is encoded by the coding sequence GTGACGTGGGTGCGGCGGCTGGCGGGGGCGGCCTGCGTGCTGGTCCCGCTGGTCTTGCTGGTCGCCGGCTGGGGACCGTTGACGGCGGGGCATCCCGCGCACCTGGTGGTGCTCGGTGGGGTCGTCGCGGTGGGCGTGGGCATCGCGCTGTGGCGGCGGGTGCCGGGGTGGCTCGCGGTGGTGCTGGCCGTGCTGCTGCTCGTGCCGGTGGTGTACCTGCAGCCGTTCGCGGCCACGCGGGTGGAGGGCTCCTCGACGGTGCTGCGGCCTGACGGTGCCGTGCGCGCTGGGCTGGTCTTCCACCCCGGTGCTCGCGTGGACCACCGCGCCTACGTGCCGTTGCTGCGCCGCGTTGCCGCGCAGGGGTTCCTCGTGGTCGTGGTGCGGGAGCCGCTGAACATGGCGTTGCTGAGCGGTGACACGGCACCGTTGCGCGCGGCCCACCCGGAGGTGCCGGTGTGGGCGGTCGGCGGCCACTCCCTGGGCGGGGTGGCGGCGGGACGGGACGTGCTCGCGGACCCGTCGGTGCGCGGGCTGGTGCTGTGGGCGTCGTACCCGGTGGACGACCTGTCCGGGCGGGACGTCGTCGCCTGGTCGATCTCGGGGGAGCGGGACGGGTTCACCACACCGCAGGACGTGGCTGACTCGCGCTCGAAGCTGCCCCCTGACGCCCGGTTCGAGGTCGTGCCGGGGGCGGTGCACGCGTTCTTCGGCGACTACGGCGACCAACCCGGTGACGGGGTGCCCACCACGTCCCGCGCCGAGGCACAGGCCAGGATCGTCGCTGGCACAGTCGCCGCACTCGCTGCCATATGA